The following proteins are encoded in a genomic region of Parabacteroides pacaensis:
- a CDS encoding 6-bladed beta-propeller has product MNKCIFIIFITTIFLLSCKKESKNRTDFIFIPKNQISNIEEISFNDDRFIDSCVFILLESSDEALIGNISQLEIYKDRYYILDNMRNQLKVFDSKGKFLFDIGNKGMGSGEYNMINAFVINEEENKICLFDPALLAVHEYKLEGDFIQTVKHKEDRLNIIRDVVCKDNYIYCCLGQCYFNDKMYVVLSAKDYSIMDEWGTYPVKLYEQVGIISSQHPFSYSKGDLHHISLYSDTIYSYKNGKIAPYLLIETGKPNIPSDYFIGKPFENDPQEAYYHMMVNKKYSPGFSTFFETDRYILTRFYLNKNFYLIDKDKMETFHIENKMFPQFGHISVMDKNKLVEIFLQDNIAFYKNEVESEHLECPEQLREIMADYDAEEDNPILIVYYMKRSTK; this is encoded by the coding sequence ATGAATAAATGTATATTTATTATATTTATTACAACTATATTCTTACTTAGTTGTAAAAAAGAAAGTAAAAATCGAACTGATTTCATCTTTATTCCTAAAAATCAAATAAGCAATATAGAAGAAATTTCTTTTAACGATGACAGATTTATTGATAGCTGCGTTTTTATATTGTTAGAATCTTCAGATGAGGCACTTATTGGAAACATTTCTCAACTAGAAATATATAAGGATAGGTATTATATTCTTGATAATATGAGAAACCAGTTAAAAGTATTTGATTCGAAAGGGAAATTTTTGTTTGACATTGGAAATAAAGGAATGGGTAGTGGAGAATATAACATGATAAATGCATTTGTAATAAATGAGGAAGAAAATAAAATTTGTCTGTTTGATCCTGCTTTATTAGCAGTCCATGAATATAAATTAGAGGGTGATTTTATACAAACAGTCAAACATAAGGAAGATAGATTGAATATTATTCGTGATGTCGTATGCAAAGATAACTATATTTATTGTTGTTTGGGTCAATGTTATTTTAACGATAAAATGTATGTAGTACTTTCTGCAAAAGATTATTCTATCATGGATGAATGGGGAACTTATCCGGTCAAATTGTATGAACAGGTGGGGATTATATCATCACAACATCCTTTTAGTTATTCAAAAGGGGACTTACATCATATTTCCCTTTATTCCGATACAATCTATTCCTATAAAAACGGTAAAATAGCACCTTATTTGTTAATAGAGACAGGAAAACCTAATATTCCGTCAGATTATTTTATAGGAAAACCTTTCGAGAACGATCCTCAGGAAGCCTATTATCACATGATGGTTAATAAAAAGTATTCTCCCGGATTCTCCACTTTTTTTGAAACCGATCGTTATATATTAACACGTTTTTATTTAAATAAAAATTTCTATTTGATTGATAAAGATAAAATGGAAACATTTCATATAGAAAATAAGATGTTTCCACAATTTGGTCATATAAGTGTTATGGATAAAAATAAATTGGTAGAAATTTTTCTTCAAGATAACATTGCTTTTTATAAAAATGAGGTTGAATCTGAGCACCTTGAATGTCCTGAACAGTTACGAGAGATAATGGCAGATTATGATGCTGAGGAAGATAATCCTATCCTCATTGTTTACTATATGAAACGTTCAACAAAATGA